A portion of the Salarias fasciatus chromosome 15, fSalaFa1.1, whole genome shotgun sequence genome contains these proteins:
- the LOC115401727 gene encoding uncharacterized protein LOC115401727 isoform X2 translates to MEDGYQQIGSESEEEVPASWRKFSIILTGRTNGAHQSVVRTFKSEGQTEARSPGDADYCLVFCPVSSRVGTDVSEAMDHLPAGKDAVLVVMHHTFNPEQVIPPSRRVVTDQRVQLTLDCLFHQDDLLSCKLNRNMENDIRKFFRASRSQGRVSAPPSGLFQARRTRILFIVAGMILLLLIIILLAILIFHQSDPHPGGDRTNQTVHQAGAVRTSSA, encoded by the exons CTTCTTGGAGGAAGTTCTCCATCATCCTGACAGGAAGAACAAACGGAGCTCATCAGTCTGTTGTCAGAACCTTTAAATCTGAGGGTCAAACTGAGGCGAGGTCTCCTGGAGACGCTGACTActgtctggttttctgtccCGTCTCTTCTCGGGTCGGGACAGACGTCAGTGAGGCCATGGACCATCTTCCTG ctggTAAAGACGCCGTTCTGGTGGTGATGCATCACACCTTCAATCCTGAACAAGTGATTCCTCCGAGCCGCAGAGTGGTGACAGACCAGAGAGTCCAGCTGACTCTGGACTGTCTGTTCCACCAGGACGATCTGCTCAGCTGTAAACTCAACAGGAACATGGAGAACGACATCAGGAAGTTCTTCAGAGCCTCCCGGTCACAG GGTCGGGTCTCCGCTCCGCCGTCCGGACTCTTCCAGGCTCGGAGGACCAGGATTCTCTTCATCGTCGCAG GTATgatccttctcctcctcatcatcatcctcctggCCATCTTAATTTTTCACCAGTCCGATCCCCACCCTGGAGGGGATCGGACAAACCAAACCGTCCATCAAGCAGGAGCTGTGAGGACGTCGTCAGCTTAA
- the LOC115401727 gene encoding uncharacterized protein LOC115401727 isoform X1 yields the protein MEDGYQQIGSESEEEVPASWRKFSIILTGRTNGAHQSVVRTFKSEGQTEARSPGDADYCLVFCPVSSRVGTDVSEAMDHLPAGKDAVLVVMHHTFNPEQVIPPSRRVVTDQRVQLTLDCLFHQDDLLSCKLNRNMENDIRKFFRASRSQVTESLLYFEGRVSAPPSGLFQARRTRILFIVAGMILLLLIIILLAILIFHQSDPHPGGDRTNQTVHQAGAVRTSSA from the exons CTTCTTGGAGGAAGTTCTCCATCATCCTGACAGGAAGAACAAACGGAGCTCATCAGTCTGTTGTCAGAACCTTTAAATCTGAGGGTCAAACTGAGGCGAGGTCTCCTGGAGACGCTGACTActgtctggttttctgtccCGTCTCTTCTCGGGTCGGGACAGACGTCAGTGAGGCCATGGACCATCTTCCTG ctggTAAAGACGCCGTTCTGGTGGTGATGCATCACACCTTCAATCCTGAACAAGTGATTCCTCCGAGCCGCAGAGTGGTGACAGACCAGAGAGTCCAGCTGACTCTGGACTGTCTGTTCCACCAGGACGATCTGCTCAGCTGTAAACTCAACAGGAACATGGAGAACGACATCAGGAAGTTCTTCAGAGCCTCCCGGTCACAGGTAACAGAGTCACTGCTCTACTTTGAG GGTCGGGTCTCCGCTCCGCCGTCCGGACTCTTCCAGGCTCGGAGGACCAGGATTCTCTTCATCGTCGCAG GTATgatccttctcctcctcatcatcatcctcctggCCATCTTAATTTTTCACCAGTCCGATCCCCACCCTGGAGGGGATCGGACAAACCAAACCGTCCATCAAGCAGGAGCTGTGAGGACGTCGTCAGCTTAA